A window of Festucalex cinctus isolate MCC-2025b chromosome 6, RoL_Fcin_1.0, whole genome shotgun sequence contains these coding sequences:
- the LOC144020189 gene encoding centrosomal protein of 95 kDa-like isoform X2 gives MGTPEEGREWLDVANELLDKCHIEQKLTKLTDCDANIFISLYENILREKVPDYIASPRSQEDDVHNVQCVIDSLSLDYLQISLSHITGENVTRGDKESIKNLLDIFDGLMEYLSEEIGEDSQNDGSQNGGFREEALGGSEAPTTSNAIQQMDTKLDGPLLSSDGGASTMQSSMNSQHSSNSEQPGSTGEVIGLGVSARTFADQQEEVTVQALTTDAVVATDAIATSASSGNQDAPLTVPPHIAIALHPPTQTESPHHTDTCAEEPHDPAVIQGQTASAEVVRVVCNGLHSPAVSERSSSSQRRADVAAETLQPTKGGPRRVLFHTQPDVLLLTLQDEASATTPSPPDTEEEDVRPMTRPQETGLGWMQEEDEEDLNETHSPRRTSNKRAEEELHHISEKLTNRIDELDQMLKRLLGDGGEAEVVGDLEEESDLSDDIAERHMTPRLHTGTPQPKPTHRTSLSFTSPARDRHSVLEHSEDDEDEAPSFHVNGRQAKLPTSPLTWQREPPHWTKHKKTAGNQAYEAELTRLEGKKRADLDKERHKAQEAERKYREALLNDFPKTPRTIPSKSKSQPKGHAQSTSARLRMPKKSPPLKLKENDLLPTLLEELPFLHVSSPDLGRMWQQQKQQADRLRTQASAQKQRRGRPSQEVSARSRALPKADAGRAHSVWQLEEAQRKHDLLVGLVNKQQEHSRRLRDLKEHSQQQRSTHSRLREQRQQIARARKYHQDYHVQHRARLMKARINEEKMFRQLFEQGLEVQKARLREQRAFATEQRLEHQKRHQDYIESMENYYKDQFSLLAEKLAQERQEIQIRKKAQEKVLLKMKRELRSKMEREISELQKVIVQNDEDDHFRDLEVQRLRNRVRMASFHCRNSYLH, from the exons ATGGGCACCCCAGAGGAAGGGAGAG AGTGGCTAGATGTGGCAAATGAGCTGCTCGACAAGTGTCACATTGAACAGAAACTGACGAAACTCACAGACTGCGACgccaatatttttattagtcTCTATGAGAACATCCTGAGAGAGAAGGTTCCAG ATTATATTGCATCGCCACGCAGCCAAGAGGATGACGTCCATAATGTTCAATGTGTGATTGACTCGCTGTCGCTGGATTACCTTCAGATCAGTCTCTCGCATATCACAG GTGAAAATGTCACCCGGGGAGACAAAGAGTCAATCAAGAACCTTTTGGATATCTTTGATGGTCTCATGGAATATCTCAGTGAGGAGATAGGCGAGGACTCGCAGAATGATG GGTCACAAAATGGTGGTTTCCGGGAGGAAGCTCTCGGTGGAAGCGAAGCACCAACAACCAGCAACGCCATCCAGCAGATGGACACAAAACTGGACGGACCGCTTTTATCTTCTGATGGCGGAGC GTCCACTATGCAGTCGAGTATGAATTCTCAACATTCCAGCAACAGTGAGCAGCCCGGGTCAACCGGTGAGGTCATCGGGCTCGGAGTTTCAGCACGTACGTTTGCAGATCAACAAGAAG AAGTAACTGTCCAGGCGTTAACCACGGACGCAGTCGTGGCCACGGATGCAATCGCCACCTCTGCCTCCTCAGGGAACCAGGATGCACCTTTGACTGTACCGCCGCACATCGCCATTGCACTGCACCCGCCCACCCAGACCGAATCTCCCCATCACACCGACACATGTGCGGAGGAGCCACATGACCCTGCAGTCATCCAG GGACAGACTGCTAGCGCTGAAGTCGTAAGAGTTGTCTGCAATGGGCTGCACTCTCCGG CCGTGAGTGAAAGAAGTTCGTCCAGCCAGCGAAGAGCCGACGTTGCGGCAGAGACGCTGCAG CCCACTAAGGGAGGTCCCAGGAGGGTTTTATTCCACACACAACCAGATGTGCTCCTCCTCACGCTGCAGGATGAGGCGTCGGCCACGACCCCGTCCCCACCAGACACGGAAGAGGAAGACGTGCGCCCTATGACGAGACCGCAGGAGACCGGCCTCGG CTGGATGCAAGAAGAGGATGAGGAAGACTTGAACGAGACGCATTCTCCCCGCAGGACAAGTAACAAGCGAGCAGAAGAGGAACTGCATCACATTTCTGAGAAACTCACCAATCGAATTGATGAGCTGGATCAG ATGCTTAAACGACTTTTGGGTGACGGTGGAGAGGCCGAAGTTGTTGGAGACTTGGAAGAGGAGTCGGACCTCAGTGATGACATTGCGGAGCGTCATATGACTCCCAGACTGCACACAG GAACACCCCAACCCAAACCCACTCATAGGACGTCGTTATCTTTTACCTCGCCCGCTCGAGATCGTCACTCCGTGCTGGAGCACTCGGAAGATGACGAGGACGAAGCCCCGAGCTTTCATGTAAATGGCCGACAAGCAAAACTGCCAACTAGCCCTTTGACGTGGCAAAGGGAGCCACCGCACTGGACTAAACACAAAAAG ACTGCGGGGAACCAAGCATATGAAGCGGAATTGACCAGATTAGAAGGCAAAAAACGAGCGGATCTCGACAAGGAACGGCACAAAGCTCAGGAGGCT GAGCGAAAGTACAGAGAAGCCCTACTCAATGACTTCCCCAAGACACCAAGAACGATTCCATCGAAAAGCAAGTCCCAGCCGAAGGGCCACGCACAAAGCACATCAGCACGACTACGAATGCCCAAGAAAAGTCCACCAC TTAAATTGAAGGAGAACGATCTCCTGCCCACGCTCCTCGAGGAGCTGCCGTTCCTGCACGTCTCCTCGCCCGATCTGGGCCGCATGTGGCAGCAGCAGAAGCAGCAGGCGGACCGACTCCGCACGCAAGCCTCCGCCCAGAAGCAGCGACGCGGCAGGCCCTCCCAAGAGGTTAGCGCCCGATCTCGTGCGTTACCAAAGGCAGACGCTGGACGTGCTCACTCTGTGTGGCAGTTGGAAGAAGCGCAGAGGAAGCACGACCTTCTAGTGGGGCTGGTCAACAAACAGCAGGAGCACAGCAGACGCCTG AGGGACTTGAAAGAGCACAGCCAGCAACAGAGGTCAACCCACAGCCGACTGAGAGAACAGCGGCAGCAGATCGCTCGGGCCAGGAAGTACCACCAGGACTACCACGTCCAGCACCGGGCTCGCCTCATGAAGGCTCGCATCAATGAGGAAAAG ATGTTTCGGCAACTCTTTGAACAAGGTTTGGAGGTGCAGAAGGCTCGCCTGAGGGAGCAGAGAGCCTTCGCCACGGAGCAACGGCTGGAGCATCAGAAACGACACCAGGACTACATTGAGTCCATGGAGAACTACTACAAAGATCAA TTTTCACTACTGGCTGAAAAACTTGCACAAGAGCGACAGGAGATCCAGATTAGGAAAAAAGCTCAAgagaag GTGCTGCTCAAGATGAAGCGCGAGCTGCGTTCCAAGATGGAGCGTGAGATCAGCGAGCTGCAGAAGGTCATCGTTCAGAACGACGAGGACGACCACTTCCGGGATCTGGAAGTCCAGAGGTTACGCAATCGAGTCCGCATGGCTTCTTTCCACTGCCGCAACAGTTATCTGCACTGA
- the LOC144020189 gene encoding centrosomal protein of 95 kDa-like isoform X4 — MGTPEEGREWLDVANELLDKCHIEQKLTKLTDCDANIFISLYENILREKVPDYIASPRSQEDDVHNVQCVIDSLSLDYLQISLSHITGENVTRGDKESIKNLLDIFDGLMEYLSEEIGEDSQNDGSQNGGFREEALGGSEAPTTSNAIQQMDTKLDGPLLSSDGGASTMQSSMNSQHSSNSEQPGSTGEVIGLGVSARTFADQQEEVTVQALTTDAVVATDAIATSASSGNQDAPLTVPPHIAIALHPPTQTESPHHTDTCAEEPHDPAVIQGQTASAEVVRVVCNGLHSPAVSERSSSSQRRADVAAETLQDEASATTPSPPDTEEEDVRPMTRPQETGLGSWMQEEDEEDLNETHSPRRTSNKRAEEELHHISEKLTNRIDELDQMLKRLLGDGGEAEVVGDLEEESDLSDDIAERHMTPRLHTGTPQPKPTHRTSLSFTSPARDRHSVLEHSEDDEDEAPSFHVNGRQAKLPTSPLTWQREPPHWTKHKKTAGNQAYEAELTRLEGKKRADLDKERHKAQEAERKYREALLNDFPKTPRTIPSKSKSQPKGHAQSTSARLRMPKKSPPLKLKENDLLPTLLEELPFLHVSSPDLGRMWQQQKQQADRLRTQASAQKQRRGRPSQEVSARSRALPKADAGRAHSVWQLEEAQRKHDLLVGLVNKQQEHSRRLRDLKEHSQQQRSTHSRLREQRQQIARARKYHQDYHVQHRARLMKARINEEKMFRQLFEQGLEVQKARLREQRAFATEQRLEHQKRHQDYIESMENYYKDQFSLLAEKLAQERQEIQIRKKAQEKVLLKMKRELRSKMEREISELQKVIVQNDEDDHFRDLEVQRLRNRVRMASFHCRNSYLH; from the exons ATGGGCACCCCAGAGGAAGGGAGAG AGTGGCTAGATGTGGCAAATGAGCTGCTCGACAAGTGTCACATTGAACAGAAACTGACGAAACTCACAGACTGCGACgccaatatttttattagtcTCTATGAGAACATCCTGAGAGAGAAGGTTCCAG ATTATATTGCATCGCCACGCAGCCAAGAGGATGACGTCCATAATGTTCAATGTGTGATTGACTCGCTGTCGCTGGATTACCTTCAGATCAGTCTCTCGCATATCACAG GTGAAAATGTCACCCGGGGAGACAAAGAGTCAATCAAGAACCTTTTGGATATCTTTGATGGTCTCATGGAATATCTCAGTGAGGAGATAGGCGAGGACTCGCAGAATGATG GGTCACAAAATGGTGGTTTCCGGGAGGAAGCTCTCGGTGGAAGCGAAGCACCAACAACCAGCAACGCCATCCAGCAGATGGACACAAAACTGGACGGACCGCTTTTATCTTCTGATGGCGGAGC GTCCACTATGCAGTCGAGTATGAATTCTCAACATTCCAGCAACAGTGAGCAGCCCGGGTCAACCGGTGAGGTCATCGGGCTCGGAGTTTCAGCACGTACGTTTGCAGATCAACAAGAAG AAGTAACTGTCCAGGCGTTAACCACGGACGCAGTCGTGGCCACGGATGCAATCGCCACCTCTGCCTCCTCAGGGAACCAGGATGCACCTTTGACTGTACCGCCGCACATCGCCATTGCACTGCACCCGCCCACCCAGACCGAATCTCCCCATCACACCGACACATGTGCGGAGGAGCCACATGACCCTGCAGTCATCCAG GGACAGACTGCTAGCGCTGAAGTCGTAAGAGTTGTCTGCAATGGGCTGCACTCTCCGG CCGTGAGTGAAAGAAGTTCGTCCAGCCAGCGAAGAGCCGACGTTGCGGCAGAGACGCTGCAG GATGAGGCGTCGGCCACGACCCCGTCCCCACCAGACACGGAAGAGGAAGACGTGCGCCCTATGACGAGACCGCAGGAGACCGGCCTCGG CAGCTGGATGCAAGAAGAGGATGAGGAAGACTTGAACGAGACGCATTCTCCCCGCAGGACAAGTAACAAGCGAGCAGAAGAGGAACTGCATCACATTTCTGAGAAACTCACCAATCGAATTGATGAGCTGGATCAG ATGCTTAAACGACTTTTGGGTGACGGTGGAGAGGCCGAAGTTGTTGGAGACTTGGAAGAGGAGTCGGACCTCAGTGATGACATTGCGGAGCGTCATATGACTCCCAGACTGCACACAG GAACACCCCAACCCAAACCCACTCATAGGACGTCGTTATCTTTTACCTCGCCCGCTCGAGATCGTCACTCCGTGCTGGAGCACTCGGAAGATGACGAGGACGAAGCCCCGAGCTTTCATGTAAATGGCCGACAAGCAAAACTGCCAACTAGCCCTTTGACGTGGCAAAGGGAGCCACCGCACTGGACTAAACACAAAAAG ACTGCGGGGAACCAAGCATATGAAGCGGAATTGACCAGATTAGAAGGCAAAAAACGAGCGGATCTCGACAAGGAACGGCACAAAGCTCAGGAGGCT GAGCGAAAGTACAGAGAAGCCCTACTCAATGACTTCCCCAAGACACCAAGAACGATTCCATCGAAAAGCAAGTCCCAGCCGAAGGGCCACGCACAAAGCACATCAGCACGACTACGAATGCCCAAGAAAAGTCCACCAC TTAAATTGAAGGAGAACGATCTCCTGCCCACGCTCCTCGAGGAGCTGCCGTTCCTGCACGTCTCCTCGCCCGATCTGGGCCGCATGTGGCAGCAGCAGAAGCAGCAGGCGGACCGACTCCGCACGCAAGCCTCCGCCCAGAAGCAGCGACGCGGCAGGCCCTCCCAAGAGGTTAGCGCCCGATCTCGTGCGTTACCAAAGGCAGACGCTGGACGTGCTCACTCTGTGTGGCAGTTGGAAGAAGCGCAGAGGAAGCACGACCTTCTAGTGGGGCTGGTCAACAAACAGCAGGAGCACAGCAGACGCCTG AGGGACTTGAAAGAGCACAGCCAGCAACAGAGGTCAACCCACAGCCGACTGAGAGAACAGCGGCAGCAGATCGCTCGGGCCAGGAAGTACCACCAGGACTACCACGTCCAGCACCGGGCTCGCCTCATGAAGGCTCGCATCAATGAGGAAAAG ATGTTTCGGCAACTCTTTGAACAAGGTTTGGAGGTGCAGAAGGCTCGCCTGAGGGAGCAGAGAGCCTTCGCCACGGAGCAACGGCTGGAGCATCAGAAACGACACCAGGACTACATTGAGTCCATGGAGAACTACTACAAAGATCAA TTTTCACTACTGGCTGAAAAACTTGCACAAGAGCGACAGGAGATCCAGATTAGGAAAAAAGCTCAAgagaag GTGCTGCTCAAGATGAAGCGCGAGCTGCGTTCCAAGATGGAGCGTGAGATCAGCGAGCTGCAGAAGGTCATCGTTCAGAACGACGAGGACGACCACTTCCGGGATCTGGAAGTCCAGAGGTTACGCAATCGAGTCCGCATGGCTTCTTTCCACTGCCGCAACAGTTATCTGCACTGA
- the LOC144020189 gene encoding centrosomal protein of 95 kDa-like isoform X1, with the protein MGTPEEGREWLDVANELLDKCHIEQKLTKLTDCDANIFISLYENILREKVPDYIASPRSQEDDVHNVQCVIDSLSLDYLQISLSHITGENVTRGDKESIKNLLDIFDGLMEYLSEEIGEDSQNDGSQNGGFREEALGGSEAPTTSNAIQQMDTKLDGPLLSSDGGASTMQSSMNSQHSSNSEQPGSTGEVIGLGVSARTFADQQEEVTVQALTTDAVVATDAIATSASSGNQDAPLTVPPHIAIALHPPTQTESPHHTDTCAEEPHDPAVIQGQTASAEVVRVVCNGLHSPAVSERSSSSQRRADVAAETLQPTKGGPRRVLFHTQPDVLLLTLQDEASATTPSPPDTEEEDVRPMTRPQETGLGSWMQEEDEEDLNETHSPRRTSNKRAEEELHHISEKLTNRIDELDQMLKRLLGDGGEAEVVGDLEEESDLSDDIAERHMTPRLHTGTPQPKPTHRTSLSFTSPARDRHSVLEHSEDDEDEAPSFHVNGRQAKLPTSPLTWQREPPHWTKHKKTAGNQAYEAELTRLEGKKRADLDKERHKAQEAERKYREALLNDFPKTPRTIPSKSKSQPKGHAQSTSARLRMPKKSPPLKLKENDLLPTLLEELPFLHVSSPDLGRMWQQQKQQADRLRTQASAQKQRRGRPSQEVSARSRALPKADAGRAHSVWQLEEAQRKHDLLVGLVNKQQEHSRRLRDLKEHSQQQRSTHSRLREQRQQIARARKYHQDYHVQHRARLMKARINEEKMFRQLFEQGLEVQKARLREQRAFATEQRLEHQKRHQDYIESMENYYKDQFSLLAEKLAQERQEIQIRKKAQEKVLLKMKRELRSKMEREISELQKVIVQNDEDDHFRDLEVQRLRNRVRMASFHCRNSYLH; encoded by the exons ATGGGCACCCCAGAGGAAGGGAGAG AGTGGCTAGATGTGGCAAATGAGCTGCTCGACAAGTGTCACATTGAACAGAAACTGACGAAACTCACAGACTGCGACgccaatatttttattagtcTCTATGAGAACATCCTGAGAGAGAAGGTTCCAG ATTATATTGCATCGCCACGCAGCCAAGAGGATGACGTCCATAATGTTCAATGTGTGATTGACTCGCTGTCGCTGGATTACCTTCAGATCAGTCTCTCGCATATCACAG GTGAAAATGTCACCCGGGGAGACAAAGAGTCAATCAAGAACCTTTTGGATATCTTTGATGGTCTCATGGAATATCTCAGTGAGGAGATAGGCGAGGACTCGCAGAATGATG GGTCACAAAATGGTGGTTTCCGGGAGGAAGCTCTCGGTGGAAGCGAAGCACCAACAACCAGCAACGCCATCCAGCAGATGGACACAAAACTGGACGGACCGCTTTTATCTTCTGATGGCGGAGC GTCCACTATGCAGTCGAGTATGAATTCTCAACATTCCAGCAACAGTGAGCAGCCCGGGTCAACCGGTGAGGTCATCGGGCTCGGAGTTTCAGCACGTACGTTTGCAGATCAACAAGAAG AAGTAACTGTCCAGGCGTTAACCACGGACGCAGTCGTGGCCACGGATGCAATCGCCACCTCTGCCTCCTCAGGGAACCAGGATGCACCTTTGACTGTACCGCCGCACATCGCCATTGCACTGCACCCGCCCACCCAGACCGAATCTCCCCATCACACCGACACATGTGCGGAGGAGCCACATGACCCTGCAGTCATCCAG GGACAGACTGCTAGCGCTGAAGTCGTAAGAGTTGTCTGCAATGGGCTGCACTCTCCGG CCGTGAGTGAAAGAAGTTCGTCCAGCCAGCGAAGAGCCGACGTTGCGGCAGAGACGCTGCAG CCCACTAAGGGAGGTCCCAGGAGGGTTTTATTCCACACACAACCAGATGTGCTCCTCCTCACGCTGCAGGATGAGGCGTCGGCCACGACCCCGTCCCCACCAGACACGGAAGAGGAAGACGTGCGCCCTATGACGAGACCGCAGGAGACCGGCCTCGG CAGCTGGATGCAAGAAGAGGATGAGGAAGACTTGAACGAGACGCATTCTCCCCGCAGGACAAGTAACAAGCGAGCAGAAGAGGAACTGCATCACATTTCTGAGAAACTCACCAATCGAATTGATGAGCTGGATCAG ATGCTTAAACGACTTTTGGGTGACGGTGGAGAGGCCGAAGTTGTTGGAGACTTGGAAGAGGAGTCGGACCTCAGTGATGACATTGCGGAGCGTCATATGACTCCCAGACTGCACACAG GAACACCCCAACCCAAACCCACTCATAGGACGTCGTTATCTTTTACCTCGCCCGCTCGAGATCGTCACTCCGTGCTGGAGCACTCGGAAGATGACGAGGACGAAGCCCCGAGCTTTCATGTAAATGGCCGACAAGCAAAACTGCCAACTAGCCCTTTGACGTGGCAAAGGGAGCCACCGCACTGGACTAAACACAAAAAG ACTGCGGGGAACCAAGCATATGAAGCGGAATTGACCAGATTAGAAGGCAAAAAACGAGCGGATCTCGACAAGGAACGGCACAAAGCTCAGGAGGCT GAGCGAAAGTACAGAGAAGCCCTACTCAATGACTTCCCCAAGACACCAAGAACGATTCCATCGAAAAGCAAGTCCCAGCCGAAGGGCCACGCACAAAGCACATCAGCACGACTACGAATGCCCAAGAAAAGTCCACCAC TTAAATTGAAGGAGAACGATCTCCTGCCCACGCTCCTCGAGGAGCTGCCGTTCCTGCACGTCTCCTCGCCCGATCTGGGCCGCATGTGGCAGCAGCAGAAGCAGCAGGCGGACCGACTCCGCACGCAAGCCTCCGCCCAGAAGCAGCGACGCGGCAGGCCCTCCCAAGAGGTTAGCGCCCGATCTCGTGCGTTACCAAAGGCAGACGCTGGACGTGCTCACTCTGTGTGGCAGTTGGAAGAAGCGCAGAGGAAGCACGACCTTCTAGTGGGGCTGGTCAACAAACAGCAGGAGCACAGCAGACGCCTG AGGGACTTGAAAGAGCACAGCCAGCAACAGAGGTCAACCCACAGCCGACTGAGAGAACAGCGGCAGCAGATCGCTCGGGCCAGGAAGTACCACCAGGACTACCACGTCCAGCACCGGGCTCGCCTCATGAAGGCTCGCATCAATGAGGAAAAG ATGTTTCGGCAACTCTTTGAACAAGGTTTGGAGGTGCAGAAGGCTCGCCTGAGGGAGCAGAGAGCCTTCGCCACGGAGCAACGGCTGGAGCATCAGAAACGACACCAGGACTACATTGAGTCCATGGAGAACTACTACAAAGATCAA TTTTCACTACTGGCTGAAAAACTTGCACAAGAGCGACAGGAGATCCAGATTAGGAAAAAAGCTCAAgagaag GTGCTGCTCAAGATGAAGCGCGAGCTGCGTTCCAAGATGGAGCGTGAGATCAGCGAGCTGCAGAAGGTCATCGTTCAGAACGACGAGGACGACCACTTCCGGGATCTGGAAGTCCAGAGGTTACGCAATCGAGTCCGCATGGCTTCTTTCCACTGCCGCAACAGTTATCTGCACTGA
- the LOC144020189 gene encoding centrosomal protein of 95 kDa-like isoform X5, producing MGTPEEGREWLDVANELLDKCHIEQKLTKLTDCDANIFISLYENILREKVPDYIASPRSQEDDVHNVQCVIDSLSLDYLQISLSHITGENVTRGDKESIKNLLDIFDGLMEYLSEEIGEDSQNDGSQNGGFREEALGGSEAPTTSNAIQQMDTKLDGPLLSSDGGASTMQSSMNSQHSSNSEQPGSTGEVIGLGVSARTFADQQEEVTVQALTTDAVVATDAIATSASSGNQDAPLTVPPHIAIALHPPTQTESPHHTDTCAEEPHDPAVIQGQTASAEVVRVVCNGLHSPAVSERSSSSQRRADVAAETLQDEASATTPSPPDTEEEDVRPMTRPQETGLGWMQEEDEEDLNETHSPRRTSNKRAEEELHHISEKLTNRIDELDQMLKRLLGDGGEAEVVGDLEEESDLSDDIAERHMTPRLHTGTPQPKPTHRTSLSFTSPARDRHSVLEHSEDDEDEAPSFHVNGRQAKLPTSPLTWQREPPHWTKHKKTAGNQAYEAELTRLEGKKRADLDKERHKAQEAERKYREALLNDFPKTPRTIPSKSKSQPKGHAQSTSARLRMPKKSPPLKLKENDLLPTLLEELPFLHVSSPDLGRMWQQQKQQADRLRTQASAQKQRRGRPSQEVSARSRALPKADAGRAHSVWQLEEAQRKHDLLVGLVNKQQEHSRRLRDLKEHSQQQRSTHSRLREQRQQIARARKYHQDYHVQHRARLMKARINEEKMFRQLFEQGLEVQKARLREQRAFATEQRLEHQKRHQDYIESMENYYKDQFSLLAEKLAQERQEIQIRKKAQEKVLLKMKRELRSKMEREISELQKVIVQNDEDDHFRDLEVQRLRNRVRMASFHCRNSYLH from the exons ATGGGCACCCCAGAGGAAGGGAGAG AGTGGCTAGATGTGGCAAATGAGCTGCTCGACAAGTGTCACATTGAACAGAAACTGACGAAACTCACAGACTGCGACgccaatatttttattagtcTCTATGAGAACATCCTGAGAGAGAAGGTTCCAG ATTATATTGCATCGCCACGCAGCCAAGAGGATGACGTCCATAATGTTCAATGTGTGATTGACTCGCTGTCGCTGGATTACCTTCAGATCAGTCTCTCGCATATCACAG GTGAAAATGTCACCCGGGGAGACAAAGAGTCAATCAAGAACCTTTTGGATATCTTTGATGGTCTCATGGAATATCTCAGTGAGGAGATAGGCGAGGACTCGCAGAATGATG GGTCACAAAATGGTGGTTTCCGGGAGGAAGCTCTCGGTGGAAGCGAAGCACCAACAACCAGCAACGCCATCCAGCAGATGGACACAAAACTGGACGGACCGCTTTTATCTTCTGATGGCGGAGC GTCCACTATGCAGTCGAGTATGAATTCTCAACATTCCAGCAACAGTGAGCAGCCCGGGTCAACCGGTGAGGTCATCGGGCTCGGAGTTTCAGCACGTACGTTTGCAGATCAACAAGAAG AAGTAACTGTCCAGGCGTTAACCACGGACGCAGTCGTGGCCACGGATGCAATCGCCACCTCTGCCTCCTCAGGGAACCAGGATGCACCTTTGACTGTACCGCCGCACATCGCCATTGCACTGCACCCGCCCACCCAGACCGAATCTCCCCATCACACCGACACATGTGCGGAGGAGCCACATGACCCTGCAGTCATCCAG GGACAGACTGCTAGCGCTGAAGTCGTAAGAGTTGTCTGCAATGGGCTGCACTCTCCGG CCGTGAGTGAAAGAAGTTCGTCCAGCCAGCGAAGAGCCGACGTTGCGGCAGAGACGCTGCAG GATGAGGCGTCGGCCACGACCCCGTCCCCACCAGACACGGAAGAGGAAGACGTGCGCCCTATGACGAGACCGCAGGAGACCGGCCTCGG CTGGATGCAAGAAGAGGATGAGGAAGACTTGAACGAGACGCATTCTCCCCGCAGGACAAGTAACAAGCGAGCAGAAGAGGAACTGCATCACATTTCTGAGAAACTCACCAATCGAATTGATGAGCTGGATCAG ATGCTTAAACGACTTTTGGGTGACGGTGGAGAGGCCGAAGTTGTTGGAGACTTGGAAGAGGAGTCGGACCTCAGTGATGACATTGCGGAGCGTCATATGACTCCCAGACTGCACACAG GAACACCCCAACCCAAACCCACTCATAGGACGTCGTTATCTTTTACCTCGCCCGCTCGAGATCGTCACTCCGTGCTGGAGCACTCGGAAGATGACGAGGACGAAGCCCCGAGCTTTCATGTAAATGGCCGACAAGCAAAACTGCCAACTAGCCCTTTGACGTGGCAAAGGGAGCCACCGCACTGGACTAAACACAAAAAG ACTGCGGGGAACCAAGCATATGAAGCGGAATTGACCAGATTAGAAGGCAAAAAACGAGCGGATCTCGACAAGGAACGGCACAAAGCTCAGGAGGCT GAGCGAAAGTACAGAGAAGCCCTACTCAATGACTTCCCCAAGACACCAAGAACGATTCCATCGAAAAGCAAGTCCCAGCCGAAGGGCCACGCACAAAGCACATCAGCACGACTACGAATGCCCAAGAAAAGTCCACCAC TTAAATTGAAGGAGAACGATCTCCTGCCCACGCTCCTCGAGGAGCTGCCGTTCCTGCACGTCTCCTCGCCCGATCTGGGCCGCATGTGGCAGCAGCAGAAGCAGCAGGCGGACCGACTCCGCACGCAAGCCTCCGCCCAGAAGCAGCGACGCGGCAGGCCCTCCCAAGAGGTTAGCGCCCGATCTCGTGCGTTACCAAAGGCAGACGCTGGACGTGCTCACTCTGTGTGGCAGTTGGAAGAAGCGCAGAGGAAGCACGACCTTCTAGTGGGGCTGGTCAACAAACAGCAGGAGCACAGCAGACGCCTG AGGGACTTGAAAGAGCACAGCCAGCAACAGAGGTCAACCCACAGCCGACTGAGAGAACAGCGGCAGCAGATCGCTCGGGCCAGGAAGTACCACCAGGACTACCACGTCCAGCACCGGGCTCGCCTCATGAAGGCTCGCATCAATGAGGAAAAG ATGTTTCGGCAACTCTTTGAACAAGGTTTGGAGGTGCAGAAGGCTCGCCTGAGGGAGCAGAGAGCCTTCGCCACGGAGCAACGGCTGGAGCATCAGAAACGACACCAGGACTACATTGAGTCCATGGAGAACTACTACAAAGATCAA TTTTCACTACTGGCTGAAAAACTTGCACAAGAGCGACAGGAGATCCAGATTAGGAAAAAAGCTCAAgagaag GTGCTGCTCAAGATGAAGCGCGAGCTGCGTTCCAAGATGGAGCGTGAGATCAGCGAGCTGCAGAAGGTCATCGTTCAGAACGACGAGGACGACCACTTCCGGGATCTGGAAGTCCAGAGGTTACGCAATCGAGTCCGCATGGCTTCTTTCCACTGCCGCAACAGTTATCTGCACTGA